In one window of Arthrobacter pascens DNA:
- a CDS encoding energy-coupling factor ABC transporter ATP-binding protein: MSVISLSNAGVRVAVDGRPDPKVLLQDITLTLAEQRIGVIGANGSGKSTLLRLMNGLVAPTSGTVAVNGADTVRKVRAVRQQVGFVFTDPLSQLVMPTGREDVELSLRRSVRNGDERRATAEAVLDRFGLLVLADQSIYELSGGERQLMALAAVLAVDPSVLVLDEPSTLLDLRNRELLRHTLSGLDQQIVMSTHDLDLALEMDRVLVVESGRVVFDGAAAAAVGHYRSLCAADLATP; encoded by the coding sequence GTGAGCGTCATTTCCCTGAGCAACGCGGGTGTCCGGGTGGCCGTGGATGGGCGCCCGGACCCCAAGGTCCTGCTTCAGGACATCACGCTCACCCTTGCGGAGCAGCGGATCGGAGTGATCGGAGCCAACGGCTCCGGCAAGTCCACCCTCCTGCGCCTGATGAACGGGCTCGTGGCGCCCACCTCGGGGACCGTCGCGGTCAACGGTGCGGATACTGTCCGGAAAGTGCGGGCCGTCCGGCAACAGGTGGGATTTGTCTTCACCGATCCCCTTTCACAGCTGGTCATGCCCACAGGCAGGGAGGACGTCGAACTGTCCCTGCGGCGCTCGGTGCGGAACGGAGACGAGCGGCGGGCCACAGCCGAGGCCGTGCTGGACCGCTTCGGCCTGCTCGTCCTTGCCGACCAAAGCATCTACGAGCTCTCCGGCGGGGAACGCCAGCTGATGGCGCTGGCTGCCGTGCTGGCCGTGGATCCTTCGGTCCTGGTACTCGACGAACCGTCAACCCTGCTGGACCTGCGGAACCGCGAACTGCTTCGCCACACTCTGTCCGGCCTGGACCAACAGATCGTGATGTCCACCCACGACCTCGACCTTGCCCTCGAAATGGACCGCGTCCTGGTGGTCGAGTCCGGACGGGTAGTGTTCGATGGCGCCGCTGCCGCCGCCGTCGGGCACTACCGTTCCCTGTGCGCGGCGGACCTGGCAACGCCGTGA
- a CDS encoding energy-coupling factor transporter transmembrane component T family protein — protein MRGHGFLLANYVPGASLIHRAPLWLKFLVVLVCGVASFLVVDWLVSAAVLATLCCLFLLTGAGPRRLLGTVRPLALVLLVIGLFQWWQLGAPTALRIVLNILVCVVAASLLTVTTPLQRLLDGVVSLAGPFRRFGADPERFALTIAIMLRSIPYIAGAFADVRDSARARGLERNPRALVLPVFITTVAFARQTGEALAARGLGEAED, from the coding sequence GTGAGGGGACACGGCTTCCTGCTGGCCAACTATGTCCCGGGCGCGTCCCTGATCCACCGTGCCCCGCTCTGGCTAAAATTCCTTGTGGTGCTCGTGTGCGGCGTGGCCTCGTTCCTGGTGGTGGACTGGCTGGTATCCGCGGCCGTGCTGGCCACTTTATGTTGCCTCTTTCTCCTGACCGGCGCGGGGCCCCGGAGGCTCCTCGGCACCGTTCGTCCGCTGGCCCTGGTGCTGCTGGTCATCGGCCTGTTCCAGTGGTGGCAACTGGGCGCCCCTACTGCGCTCCGGATTGTCCTGAACATCCTGGTCTGTGTGGTGGCGGCGTCCCTGCTGACGGTCACCACCCCCCTGCAGCGGCTGCTGGACGGGGTCGTGTCCCTAGCCGGCCCGTTCCGCCGGTTCGGCGCCGATCCGGAACGCTTCGCGTTGACCATCGCCATCATGCTTCGGAGCATCCCGTACATCGCCGGCGCATTCGCTGACGTCCGCGACTCCGCCCGCGCCCGCGGCTTGGAACGCAACCCGCGCGCCCTGGTCCTGCCCGTTTTCATCACCACCGTGGCGTTCGCCCGCCAGACCGGTGAGGCGCTGGCCGCCCGCGGACTCGGCGAGGCCGAAGACTGA
- a CDS encoding thiolase family protein: MASNLLPPETLPAERQPVIIAARRTPVCRANGALKELRAHQLLAPVLAQLLSDSRVPPAAVTDVVIGNAVGGGGNVARLALLEAGLPASVPGVTVDRQCGSGLDAVVLASRLVAAGGSPVFLAGGVESISTAPLRAHRNDDGGHEFFDRAQFVPHSHGDPDMGVAAENVAHRFGITRDRQDAFALRSHQLASAAARAGTFADEITTLETSSGTVSADDGPRASLNATVLRRFPAAFVDSGTVTAGNSCFDADAASAVVITSLQRARELGAADGLLVLSSDTAGVEPRLLGIGAAVAAERLLAARRLVAGDVGLVEFNEAFASQALACLDRLGIDPLRVNADGGALALGHAYGASGAVLVTRLLAQARRTGEHGRLALAMISIAGGMGTAALLRYEKLAAAPA, from the coding sequence TTGGCCAGTAACCTGCTCCCGCCCGAAACACTCCCCGCCGAGAGGCAGCCGGTGATCATCGCGGCAAGGCGGACCCCGGTCTGCCGGGCCAATGGTGCCTTGAAGGAGCTGCGCGCGCACCAGCTGCTGGCACCCGTCCTGGCGCAGCTGCTCTCCGACAGCCGGGTGCCGCCCGCAGCCGTCACTGACGTGGTGATCGGCAACGCTGTGGGCGGCGGCGGCAACGTTGCCCGGCTGGCGCTGCTGGAGGCCGGACTTCCGGCCAGCGTTCCCGGAGTCACCGTGGACCGGCAGTGCGGTTCGGGCCTGGATGCCGTCGTGCTGGCGTCCAGGCTGGTGGCCGCCGGCGGCAGCCCGGTCTTCCTCGCAGGGGGCGTGGAAAGCATCAGCACCGCTCCCTTGCGGGCGCACAGGAACGACGACGGCGGGCACGAGTTTTTCGACCGGGCCCAGTTTGTCCCGCACAGCCACGGCGACCCGGACATGGGAGTCGCCGCGGAAAACGTCGCACACCGCTTCGGTATCACCCGGGACCGGCAGGATGCCTTTGCCCTGCGCAGCCACCAGCTCGCCTCGGCTGCGGCCCGGGCAGGTACCTTCGCCGATGAAATCACCACCCTGGAGACCTCCTCCGGGACCGTCAGCGCGGACGACGGCCCACGCGCAAGCCTGAATGCGACCGTGCTCCGGCGGTTCCCGGCCGCCTTTGTTGATTCCGGAACCGTCACCGCGGGGAACTCCTGCTTCGATGCCGACGCAGCCTCCGCCGTCGTCATCACCTCCCTGCAGCGGGCCCGCGAACTGGGGGCGGCGGACGGGCTGCTGGTCCTGTCCAGTGACACGGCGGGAGTGGAACCCCGGCTGCTGGGCATCGGCGCCGCTGTCGCTGCCGAAAGGCTTCTGGCCGCCAGGAGGCTCGTCGCCGGCGACGTCGGCCTGGTGGAGTTCAATGAGGCCTTCGCTTCGCAGGCCCTGGCCTGCCTTGACCGCCTGGGAATTGACCCGTTGCGGGTGAATGCCGACGGCGGTGCGCTGGCTTTGGGCCACGCTTACGGGGCGTCCGGGGCTGTCCTGGTGACCCGCCTGCTGGCACAGGCCCGCCGCACGGGTGAGCACGGCCGGCTGGCGTTGGCGATGATCAGTATTGCCGGCGGCATGGGCACCGCGGCGCTGCTGCGATATGAAAAGCTGGCCGCAGCCCCGGCGTAA
- a CDS encoding class I adenylate-forming enzyme family protein yields the protein MPFLNKIQRWAEERPQDTAVVVAGRRLGWAELRDAAAAAVPFSDGVTVLAEANSVDFVARFAAAVAGARQCAVLDPSWPVQLHTDILQRLREHVPPAPVSGEDALADGPPESTFLIGLTSGTTSVPKAFTRSRRSWQESFDASIEFFGLRQDDVTLAPGPLAASLNLYALAECLYAGSEFQTLEGFDVGDVHAAITYDRVTRLVLVPTMLRLLSERGLTGGVDASGVRTIICAGSKLDARTLEAARRWAPKATIFEYYGASELSFVSGAGLPAGEPLDAGGTGIGRPFPGVEVRILDDGGEALPDGEPGNICVRSAMVSNGYLWGDDGEALRSFDGWVTVGDQGYLASGELHILGRRADMILTSGKNVYPHEVELALASVPGVAAAVAAGLPDDIRGQRVVAGVVASHGGITATQLRAGLENILTRDKRPLQYFALTELPTTDRGKVSRNILLDWITSRDTRARHLGQ from the coding sequence ATGCCTTTTCTCAACAAGATCCAGCGCTGGGCCGAAGAACGGCCCCAGGACACCGCCGTCGTTGTTGCCGGTAGGCGGCTGGGTTGGGCCGAACTCCGGGACGCGGCCGCGGCTGCCGTGCCGTTCTCGGACGGCGTCACGGTGCTGGCGGAAGCCAACTCAGTGGACTTCGTGGCCAGGTTCGCTGCAGCCGTTGCGGGTGCCCGGCAGTGCGCGGTCCTGGACCCCTCATGGCCCGTCCAGCTGCACACCGATATCCTCCAGCGGCTGCGTGAGCACGTCCCGCCGGCCCCGGTATCCGGCGAAGACGCGCTGGCGGACGGACCGCCGGAATCAACCTTCCTGATCGGACTGACGTCCGGCACCACGTCGGTGCCCAAGGCGTTCACCAGATCGCGGCGGTCCTGGCAGGAATCCTTTGATGCCTCGATTGAATTCTTCGGCCTCCGGCAGGACGATGTGACGCTGGCGCCCGGGCCCCTCGCGGCAAGCCTCAACCTCTACGCCTTGGCGGAATGCCTCTACGCGGGTTCTGAATTCCAGACCCTTGAGGGTTTCGACGTCGGCGATGTCCACGCAGCGATCACCTACGACCGCGTGACCCGGCTGGTGCTGGTCCCCACCATGCTGCGGCTGCTCAGCGAACGCGGACTGACCGGCGGTGTTGACGCGTCAGGGGTGCGGACCATCATCTGTGCCGGCTCCAAGCTTGATGCCCGGACCCTTGAGGCCGCCAGGCGCTGGGCCCCGAAGGCCACCATCTTCGAATATTACGGGGCCTCAGAGCTCAGCTTTGTCTCAGGGGCCGGCCTGCCCGCCGGAGAACCGCTGGATGCCGGCGGAACAGGGATCGGACGTCCTTTCCCGGGGGTGGAGGTCCGGATCCTGGACGACGGCGGCGAGGCCCTTCCCGACGGCGAACCGGGCAATATCTGCGTCCGCAGCGCAATGGTGAGCAACGGCTATCTTTGGGGCGACGACGGCGAAGCGCTGAGGTCCTTCGACGGCTGGGTTACGGTGGGGGACCAGGGCTACCTGGCCAGCGGTGAACTGCATATCCTGGGCCGCCGTGCGGACATGATCCTGACATCGGGAAAGAACGTCTATCCGCACGAGGTGGAGCTGGCCCTTGCCTCCGTGCCCGGAGTGGCCGCCGCCGTGGCAGCTGGCTTGCCGGACGACATCAGGGGCCAGCGCGTGGTGGCTGGGGTCGTGGCCTCGCACGGCGGGATCACGGCCACCCAGCTGAGGGCCGGCCTGGAGAATATCCTGACGCGCGACAAGCGTCCACTGCAGTATTTTGCCCTCACCGAACTGCCCACCACGGACCGGGGCAAGGTCAGCCGCAACATCCTCCTCGACTGGATCACCTCCCGGGACACCAGGGCGCGCCACCTTGGCCAGTAA
- the ypfJ gene encoding KPN_02809 family neutral zinc metallopeptidase, with protein sequence MSFNDDVRLDPSQVQDRRGMGRGAKVGGGIGGGLILLIAALLGFNPQLLEGLAGAGPETQSQGTAPACTTGADADARLDCRITGTVNSLNVFWPAYLRDYGVQYPQPKTVIFSGGTGTGCGAATSEVGPFYCPADTTAYFDPGFFQELVDRFGSSGGPLAQEYVVAHEFGHHIQSVLGTIDRAQQDPQGPESGAVRTELQADCYAGLWVRYASTTPDPATGQPFLEPLTQQDLNDALSAASSVGDDRIQKAATGRISPEAWTHGSSAQRQKWFAQGYKTGDINQCDTFAVATP encoded by the coding sequence ATGAGCTTCAATGACGACGTTCGGCTGGATCCCTCGCAGGTACAGGACAGGCGCGGCATGGGCCGCGGTGCAAAAGTCGGCGGCGGCATAGGCGGCGGGCTCATCCTGCTTATCGCCGCGCTGCTGGGCTTCAACCCGCAGTTACTTGAGGGCCTGGCCGGCGCAGGACCGGAAACCCAAAGCCAGGGCACCGCTCCCGCCTGCACAACCGGAGCCGACGCCGACGCGCGGCTGGACTGCCGGATCACCGGCACAGTGAACAGCCTCAACGTCTTCTGGCCCGCTTACCTGCGGGACTATGGCGTGCAGTACCCGCAGCCGAAGACAGTGATCTTCAGCGGCGGGACCGGTACCGGCTGCGGCGCCGCCACCAGCGAGGTGGGCCCGTTCTACTGTCCGGCTGACACTACTGCCTACTTCGACCCCGGTTTCTTCCAGGAACTCGTGGACCGCTTCGGCTCTTCAGGAGGTCCGCTTGCGCAGGAGTACGTGGTGGCCCATGAATTCGGCCACCACATCCAGAGCGTGCTGGGAACCATCGACCGGGCCCAGCAGGATCCCCAGGGTCCGGAGTCCGGTGCCGTCCGGACTGAGCTGCAGGCGGACTGCTATGCAGGCCTCTGGGTCCGCTATGCCAGCACCACGCCGGACCCCGCGACGGGTCAGCCGTTCCTGGAGCCGCTGACCCAGCAGGACCTCAACGACGCCCTCTCCGCGGCGTCCTCGGTGGGCGATGACAGGATCCAGAAGGCCGCCACCGGCCGGATCTCGCCGGAAGCCTGGACCCACGGTTCCAGCGCCCAGCGCCAGAAATGGTTCGCCCAGGGTTACAAGACGGGCGACATCAACCAGTGCGACACCTTCGCGGTAGCCACTCCCTGA
- a CDS encoding metal-sulfur cluster assembly factor encodes MTEIDSSRTGLEDVEEALKDVIDPELGVNIVDLGLLYGLKYSDDDGALLIDMTLTTAACPLTDVLEEQVGQALDGIVDDWRLNWVWMPPWGPERITDDGKDQMRALGFNI; translated from the coding sequence ATGACCGAAATCGATTCGTCCCGCACGGGCCTCGAAGACGTCGAAGAAGCACTCAAGGACGTCATCGACCCCGAGCTCGGCGTGAACATCGTCGACCTCGGGCTGCTGTACGGCCTCAAGTACTCGGACGACGACGGCGCACTGCTGATCGACATGACCCTGACCACAGCCGCCTGCCCCCTGACCGACGTCCTGGAGGAGCAGGTAGGCCAGGCCCTGGACGGCATCGTAGACGACTGGCGCCTGAACTGGGTCTGGATGCCGCCGTGGGGTCCCGAGCGGATTACCGACGACGGCAAGGACCAGATGCGGGCCCTCGGCTTCAACATCTAG
- the sufC gene encoding Fe-S cluster assembly ATPase SufC, protein MSTLEIKDLHVSIETEQGTKEILKGVSLTIKTGQTHAIMGPNGSGKSTLASTIAGHPRYNVTSGTITLDGENVLDMSVDERARAGLFLAMQYPVEIPGVSMTNFLRTAKTAIDGQAPALRTWTKDVKAAMQQLRIDADFAQRNVNEGFSGGEKKRVEILQLELFKPKFAILDETDSGLDVDALKVVSEGVNRAHAEGNMGTLLITHYTRILRYIKPDFVHVFVDGQVVEEGGPELADRLEEEGYDRYASGAGAATIAAAAAAAQA, encoded by the coding sequence ATGTCTACTCTTGAGATCAAGGACCTGCACGTCAGCATTGAGACGGAGCAGGGCACCAAGGAGATCCTGAAGGGCGTCAGCCTGACCATCAAGACCGGCCAGACCCACGCCATCATGGGCCCCAACGGCTCCGGCAAGTCCACGCTGGCCTCCACCATCGCCGGGCACCCGCGCTACAACGTCACCAGCGGTACCATCACGCTGGACGGCGAAAACGTCCTGGACATGAGCGTTGACGAGCGCGCCCGGGCAGGTCTTTTCCTGGCCATGCAGTACCCGGTCGAGATCCCCGGCGTCAGCATGACGAACTTCCTGCGCACCGCGAAGACGGCCATCGACGGCCAGGCGCCGGCACTGCGCACGTGGACCAAGGACGTCAAGGCCGCCATGCAGCAGCTGCGCATCGATGCAGATTTCGCCCAGCGCAACGTCAACGAAGGCTTCTCCGGCGGCGAGAAGAAGCGCGTGGAGATCCTCCAGCTGGAGCTCTTCAAGCCGAAGTTCGCCATCCTGGACGAGACCGACTCGGGCCTGGACGTTGACGCACTCAAGGTTGTCTCCGAGGGCGTCAACCGTGCCCACGCCGAGGGCAACATGGGCACGCTGCTCATCACCCACTACACCCGCATCCTGCGCTACATCAAGCCTGACTTCGTACACGTATTCGTTGACGGCCAGGTTGTTGAAGAGGGCGGCCCCGAACTGGCGGACCGCCTCGAAGAAGAAGGCTACGACCGTTACGCCTCCGGCGCCGGAGCAGCCACCATCGCTGCAGCCGCGGCAGCAGCACAGGCCTAG
- a CDS encoding non-heme iron oxygenase ferredoxin subunit has protein sequence MTDQPKGEFVCKVDEIQLKQALRILIDDYPVAIVKDSMGEIHAIGDTCSHADISLSEGEVEGCMIECWGHGSQFDLRTGEPLQLPAYDPVPVFAVEIVGDEVYVDFTNVVNGAEAPNFS, from the coding sequence ATGACTGACCAGCCAAAGGGCGAATTCGTCTGCAAGGTGGATGAAATCCAGCTCAAGCAGGCACTGCGGATCCTGATCGATGACTACCCCGTAGCCATCGTCAAGGACTCCATGGGCGAGATCCACGCCATCGGCGATACCTGCTCGCACGCGGACATCTCATTGTCCGAGGGCGAGGTGGAAGGCTGCATGATCGAGTGCTGGGGCCACGGCTCCCAGTTCGACCTGCGGACCGGGGAACCACTGCAGCTGCCGGCGTACGATCCGGTCCCGGTGTTCGCCGTCGAGATCGTCGGGGATGAGGTCTACGTGGACTTCACCAACGTGGTCAATGGTGCTGAAGCCCCGAACTTTAGCTAG